One segment of Ipomoea triloba cultivar NCNSP0323 chromosome 12, ASM357664v1 DNA contains the following:
- the LOC115999098 gene encoding ammonium transporter 2, giving the protein MATTAAYEVTAAVPAWLNKGDNAWQMTASTLVGLQSMPGLVILYGSIVKKKWAVNSAFMALYAFAAVLICWVLLCYRMAFGDKLLPFWAKGAPSLGQKFLIKQARIPESTHYYDNGKIEAAMIEPFYPMATEVYFQFTFAAITMILLAGSVLGRMDIKAWMAFVPLWLVFSYTVGAFSLWGGGFLFHWGVIDYSGGYVIHLASGISGFTAAYWVGPRLKSDRERFPPNNVLLMLAGAGLLWMGWSGFNGGAPNAANLTASLAVLNTNISAATSLLVWTTLDVIFFGKPSVVGAVQGMMTGLACVTPGAGVVQPWAAIVMGILSGSIPWFTMMILHKKSTFLQQVDDTLAVFHTHAVAGLLGGLLTGLFAEPTLCSLQLRVTNTKGAFYGGGIQFVKQLVAALFIIGWNIVSTTIILLLIRLFIPLRMPDHQLMIGDDAVHGEAAYALWGDGEKYDPTQHGPDSPGRATASGFGNGARGVTINL; this is encoded by the exons ATGGCCACAACGGCGGCGTATGAAGTCACGGCGGCGGTTCCGGCGTGGCTAAACAAAGGCGACAACGCATGGCAAATGACGGCGAGCACCCTGGTGGGGCTCCAGAGCATGCCGGGCCTCGTTATCCTCTACGGGAGCATAGTGAAGAAGAAATGGGCGGTGAACTCTGCTTTCATGGCTCTCTACGCCTTCGCCGCGGTTCTCATCTGTTGGGTTCTTCTCTGTTACCGCATGGCCTTCGGGGATAAGCTTTTGCCTTTCTGGGCAAAGGGCGCTCCCTCTCTAGGCCAAAAGTTCCTCATCAAACAAGCCCGGATCCCGGAAAGCACGCACTATTACGACAACGGGAAGATTGAAGCGGCCATGATTGAGCCGTTTTATCCCATGGCGACCGAGGTTTATTTCCAGTTCACGTTCGCCGCTATTACTATGATCTTGCTGGCCGGGTCGGTTCTGGGCCGGATGGATATCAAAGCTTGGATGGCTTTTGTGCCTCTTTGGCTTGTGTTCAGTTACACGGTGGGCGCGTTTAGCCTCTGGGGCGGCGGCTTTCTCTTCCACTGGGGCGTTATTGACTATTCCGGCGGCTATGTTATCCACCTCGCTTCGGGGATTTCTGGGTTCACGGCTGCTTATTGG GTTGGGCCGAGGTTGAAGAGCGATAGGGAGAGGTTTCCGCCAAACAACGTGCTGCTGATGCTGGCAGGGGCGGGGCTTCTGTGGATGGGGTGGTCGGGTTTCAACGGCGGCGCACCCAATGCGGCAAATCTCACGGCTTCTTTGGCGGTCCTAAACACCAATATTTCCGCCGCCACTAGTCTTCTTGTCTGGACAACTCTTGACGTCATCTTCTTCGGAAAGCCGTCGGTGGTCGGAGCTGTTCAGGGAATGATGACCGGGCTTGCCTGCGTAACTCCCGGCGCAG GTGTTGTTCAACCTTGGGCGGCTATAGTGATGGGAATACTTTCCGGCAGTATTCCTTGGTTCACCATGATGATCCTCCACAAGAAATCTACCTTTTTGCAACAG GTGGATGACACTCTAGCTGTGTTCCACACACACGCAGTGGCAGGGCTACTAGGCGGACTACTAACCGGGCTATTTGCCGAGCCAACACTTTGCAGCCTGCAACTAAGAGTGACCAACACAAAAGGCGCTTTCTACGGTGGAGGAATTCAATTTGTGAAGCAATTGGTGGCTGCTCTATTCATCATTGGCTGGAACATTGTCTCCACCACTATCATCCTTCTCCTCATACGCCTGTTTATACCCCTGAGGATGCCGGACCACCAGCTCATGATCGGAGACGACGCCGTTCACGGCGAGGCAGCCTATGCGCTTTGGGGTGATGGGGAGAAATATGACCCGACTCAACACGGCCCTGACTCTCCTGGAAGGGCTACAGCTTCTGGTTTTGGCAATGGGGCTAGAGGTGTAACTATAAATCTGTAA